From Pseudopipra pipra isolate bDixPip1 chromosome 13, bDixPip1.hap1, whole genome shotgun sequence, a single genomic window includes:
- the NEXMIF gene encoding neurite extension and migration factor, with product MDDQQEQDCASEDQETILINGVKENESHTLGGDERPCSAAEAAVPFPALTAAPRESHACHRAPPAKKPCLLSPPSPLRLTDVPEHASDDSSAHAISLTSCVTKGMSSWSLPGDCEKAPFTMMEPGGMSALTGDCLMQPSRTCLGCFIESKDGIDAEPGISLKVGDINRDYDTCSVSDIGIHCMSTGETMRYGDQLLSDQLLSFPMHKSRAADKRDAEKSDSDSEDPTQKNYYEGLLLDKCNGEEPLLTNPNQEWGYFESFISESKIELLDLCSKNELSVNLFSEEDVDNYMFDDDDSTLGSDVCSLKIRYESFQDNVREKTTTVQEDAQFNFFPSVFSNCTKRDSRSTLKRGPSGATDPSQFKSEEGIIWGEEEEDGEEEDGEEEEKAALNKSCNSTEMVQYMGSKRSHFLDSVNSTEDSGEFSDDSTCTESSYDVLRDIKDCSRYLARDHSGSFIQQNYGLRAKRKVRYSDDYLYDVDSIENEKILDKKEWLPDGPKEEDDDEWCPKKRRKVSRKEPPVIIKYIIINRFKGEKHMLVKLSKVDANETTVTLNEELLSKYKKLAPLKGFWQERQQSRLDLLRSSLYHKQNFYLNGSDASFLPHPRKRKCKLANRHRIQRIKAIEQSVNKLGSCSSDHKQPCSSKEDVGLKGLPALAIATPSCANGLHVHDITGIAAVKCKSQEREHKGTERKVLRRIKFKSEARLKCKKIKAATSTVEDSPALENQDSAARLKDENSPCASDSSHLPECHEDKVAKNSPFLPSTSSSDKPLPSANITTNVPLIPGGYLQTLLDASDLSSNTGIPYFAQHPSEQPQHPLPSIVRPEKPFPALQPAQSCVLSPPSESELQQSPGHLEMEQSSFGSLWPAKAGGDRQDFPGDLPEAAGLPGEFGGGGGAPGTNGLPASGYTQVNLNSGKLLYQKNYMPDSQQVQSDDSYQSCHFNNGEGRFHFQRGTLSTDDGRLISFDSVGSLSVSSSNYSSLSLKSCEKDGEDDINDDFLAHCSPKLVIQQSIDEITPLKESTDLLDISNFTPDRFRQSSLSEMSPPDTPNLSPQIAGSDAKPLGTLKGFQESPQAALNSSEKVKWNCGVLQTEDQADNGFALNNHQFQFHMFNDEDSVSLLEKSPCLSTFNEPSGQISTNSKVSKSKRKSSSSKNVGTNQSSSQKVTRKKSPKTNKGTDKPQGKNSRQAPKSTRKGKNAAGVNGEKVPAVGGRAVPQLSTVATATKGLAEGTQHCGPAGVKLGKHNGLSGEWALGKEGGTGWSEPSLGNATSLLDDDQREFEEPSNILSNIASGMADVQRFMMASIEPLWGPVSHNSVPDIFRSPESNSLKLKTLKILAGTSQESKKKANGGSPGAVKNHKSNNKGSSKNSKAATCDPGRPNCSTGFTTDIHAPFFDKNYSNLSTLGNNGPTHKKLYRHKSSSKSLRDENCKIKRTDREQPHKDPPVTAAFEKLR from the exons ATGGATGACCAACAAGAGCAGGATTGTGCCTCAGAAGACCAAGAAACTATCCTGATTAATGGGGTGAAAGAAAATG AGTCACACACCCTGGGCGGCGATGAGAGGCCTTGCAGCGCCGCCGAGGCCGCGGTGCCGTTCCCAGCCCTGACCGCGGCGCCGAGGGAAAGCCACGCGTGCCACCGAGCCCCGCCGGCCAAGAAGCCCtgcctgctgagccccccgtCGCCGCTGCGGCTCACGGATGTCCCCGAGCACGCCTCGGATGACTCCTCCGCCCACGCCATCTCCCTCACGTCCTGCGTGACCAAGGGCATGAGCTCCTGGTCGCTGCCGGGCGACTGCGAGAAGGCTCCGTTCACCATGATGGAGCCCGGAGGAATGTCGGCGCTGACGGGAGACTGCCTGATGCAGCCGAGCCGGACCTGTCTGGGCTGCTTTATTGAATCCAAGGACGGCATTGATGCAGAGCCGGGAATAAGCTTGAAAGTGGGGGATATAAATAGGGATTATGACACCTGTTCAGTCTCTGATATAGGGATTCACTGCATGAGCACAGGAGAAACCATGAGATATGGGGATCAACTGCTTTCAGACCAGCTTTTAAGCTTCCCTATGCATAAATCGAGGGCAGCGGACAAAAGAGATGCAGAAAAATCTGACAGTGATTCAGAGGACCCCACTCAGAAAAATTATTACGAGGGATTACTATTAGACAAATGCAATGGTGAGGAACCTTTACTAACAAATCCCAACCAGGAATGGGGCTATTTTGAATCTTTCATTAGTGAAAGTAAAATTGAGCTGCTTGACCTCTGCTCCAAAAATGAGCTTTCTGTGAATCTGTTTTCTGAGGAAGACGTGGATAATTACATGTTCGACGATGATGATTCCACCTTGGGAAGTGATGTCTGCTCCCTAAAGATTAGATACGAATCTTTCCAGGACAACGTGCGGGAGAAGACCACCACCGTACAGGAGGATGCCCAGTTCAACTTCTTCCCCAGCGTGTTCAGCAACTGCACCAAAAGGGACAGCAGGAGCACCCTGAAAAGGGGGCCCAGCGGTGCCACTGACCCCTCTCAATTCAAATCTGAGGAAGGCATCatctggggggaggaggaggaggatggcgAGGAAGAGGAtggcgaggaggaggagaaagctgCCTTAAATAAATCTTGCAACAGCACAGAGATGGTGCAGTACATGGGCTCCAAGAGGAGCCACTTCTTGGACTCGGTGAATTCCACGGAGGACTCTGGAGAGTTCAGTGATGACAGCACTTGCACGGAGTCCTCCTACGACGTGCTGCGGGACATCAAGGACTGCAGCCGGTACCTGGCCCGGGACCACTCCGGCTCCTTCATCCAGCAGAACTACGGGTTGCGGGCAAAGAGGAAAGTGCGGTACAGCGACGACTACCTGTACGATGTGGACTCCATCGAGAATGAGAAGATCCTGGACAAGAAGGAGTGGCTCCCAGACGGGCCCAAGGAGGAGGACGATGACGAGTGGTGCCCCAAGAAACGGCGAAAAGTCTCTCGCAAGGAGCCCCCCGTGATCATCAAGTACATCATCATTAACAGGTTTAAAGGGGAGAAGCATATGCTGGTGAAGCTCAGCAAAGTGGATGCCAACGAGACAACTGTTACTCTGAACGAGGAGCTGCTCAGCAAATACAAGAAGCTGGCCCCACTGAAGGGCTTCtggcaggagaggcagcagagccgGCTGGATTTGCTCAGATCGTCTCTCTACCACAAGCAGAATTTCTATCTTAACGGCTCAGATGCTTCGTTCCTCCCTCACCCACGGAAGCGAAAATGCAAGCTAGCAAACAGGCACCGGATTCAAAGAATTAAAGCCATCGAGCAGTCAGTGAACAAGCTGGGCTCTTGCTCCTCTGATCACAAGCAGCCTTGCAGCAGTAAGGAGGACGTGGGCCTGAAAGGGCTGCCGGCGTTAGCCATCGCCACCCCCAGCTGTGCCAACGGATTACACGTCCACGACATCACGGGCATCGCCGCCGTGAAATGCAAATCGCAGGAACGGGAGCACAAGGGGACGGAAAGGAAAGTGCTCCGCAGGATCAAATTCAAAAGTGAGGCCAGGTTGAAGTGCAAGAAGATCAAAGCTGCTACCAGTACAGTGGAGGACTCCCCAGCGCTGGAAAACCAGGACTCTGCAGCCCGTCTGAAGGACGAAAACAGTCCCTGTGCTTCAGACAGCTCCCATCTCCCGGAGTGCCACGAGGATAAGGTTGCTAAAAATTCTCCTTTCCTACCATCCACCTCCTCTTCAGACAAGCCTCTGCCATCTGCTAATATCACCACCAATGTACCCCTGATCCCCGGAGGGTATCTGCAGACGTTGTTAGATGCTTCGGATTTGTCGAGCAACACGGGTATCCCGTACTTCGCCCAGCACCCCTCCGAGCAGCCGCAGCACCCGCTCCCCAGCATCGTCCGGCCAGAGAAGCCCTTCCCGGCCCTGCAGCCGGCGCAGAGCTGTGTGCTCTCCCCGCCCTCCGAGTCGGAGCTGCAGCAGTCGCCCGGCCACTTGGAGatggagcagagcagcttcGGCAGCCTGTGGCCGGCCAAGGCCGGCGGTGACCGCCAGGACTTCCCCGGTGACCTGCCAGAGGCAGCCGGGCTGCCGGGCGAGttcggcggcggcggcggcgccccaGGCACCAACGGGCTCCCTGCCTCTGGGTACACTCAAGTCAATCTGAATAGCGGCAAATTGCTAtaccaaaaaaattacatgcCGGATAGCCAACAAGTGCAGTCTGATGATTCTTATCAGTCATGTCATTTTAATAATGGAGAGGGGCGCTTTCATTTCCAACGAGGTACACTAAGTACAGATGATGGCAGGCTCATTAGTTTTGATTCAGTGGGTTCATTGTCAGTTAGTTCTAGTAATTACAGTTCTTTAAGTTTAAAGTCTTGTGAAAAGGACGGCGAGGATGATATTAATGATGATTTCTTGGCCCACTGCAGTCCCAAGTTAGTGATCCAGCAGAGCATAGATGAAATCACCCCTTTGAAGGAGTCCACGGACCTTTTAGACATTTCCAACTTCACGCCTGATAGGTTCCGCCAGTCGTCGCTTTCGGAGATGTCCCCTCCGGACACTCCCAACCTGTCCCCGCAGATAGCTGGCTCCGATGCCAAGCCTCTGGGCACCCTGAAGGGCTTTCAGGAGAGCCCCCAGGCTGCCCTCAACAGCTCCGAGAAGGTCAAGTGGAACTGTGGAGTCCTACAGACCGAGGATCAGGCAGATAATGGGTTTGCTTTAAATAATCACCAGTTCCAGTTCCATATGTTCAACGATGAAGATTCTGTCAGCCTTCTCGAAAAGAGTCCATGCTTGTCAACATTTAATGAGCCATCTGGTCAAATTAGCACCAATAGCAAAGTGTCAAAATCGAAGAGGAAAAGTTCATCCAGCAAGAATGTGGGTACAAACCAAAGCTCTTCCCAGAAAGTCACCCGGAAAAAATCGCCCAAAACCAACAAAGGAACCGATAAGCCGCAAGGGAAGAACTCCAGGCAGGCGCCCAAATCCaccaggaaagggaaaaatgcagCGGGAGTCAACGGTGAGAAGGTTCCGGCTGTTGGTGGCAGGGCAGTCCCTCAGCTGAGCACGGTGGCCACGGCCACCAAGGGCCTGGCTGAGGGCACTCAGCACTGCGGCCCGGCTGGGGTGAAGCTGGGCAAGCACAATGGGCTCTCCGGAGAGTGGGCactgggaaaagaggggggCACAGGCTGGTCAGAACCCAGCCTGGGCAACGCCACCAGCCTCCTGGACGACGATCAGAGGGAGTTTGAGGAACCTTCCAACATCCTGTCCAACATCGCGTCGGGAATGGCTGATGTCCAGAGGTTTATGATGGCCTCCATCGAGCCCTTGTGGGGGCCTGTCAGCCACAACAGTGTTCCAGACATATTCCGGTCACCGGAGTCCAACAGCCTGAAACtgaaaactcttaaaattttGGCAGGGACGTCCCAAGAGTCGAAGAAGAAGGCGAACGGTGGCTCGCCGGGGGCGGTGAAGAACCACAAGTCAAACAACAAGGGCTCAAGCAAAAACAGCAAAGCCGCAACCTGCGACCCCGGTCGCCCCAACTGCTCGACCGGGTTCACCACGGACATTCACGCTCCCTTTTTTGATAAAAACTATAGTAACCTGAGCACTTTAGGCAATAATGGACCTACCCATAAAAAACTCTACCGTCATAAATCCAGTTCGAAATCACTGCGGGATGAGAACTGTAAAATCAAGCGGACGGACCGCGAACAGCCCCACAAGGACCCACCCGTGACAGCTGCTTTTGAGAAACTGAGGTAA